The proteins below come from a single Chryseobacterium bernardetii genomic window:
- a CDS encoding alpha/beta fold hydrolase — MPIITVNNRQVHIQELNKGAGQTVVLIHGMFSNLSIYYFNIAPILAKHFHVVMYDLKSHGMSERFLDGYDLDNMSSDLMGLIDHLQLEKVHLVGYSFGGLIALKTALTYPERINQLVVMEAPDPQDERARNIIDEYSKEFLEHYVANFTDTTKVQMGKRQMEKNHRMYEFLFNQTSIKADMIKEKHFLGEADFNQLKASTLLLYGADSNCRPTGEWLQSQIGSSELELISGDHNIPIQEPQLIAETIAQFLSNILTKNHG; from the coding sequence ATGCCAATAATCACTGTCAATAACAGACAAGTTCATATACAGGAACTCAACAAAGGTGCCGGACAAACCGTGGTCTTAATTCACGGGATGTTCAGTAACCTGTCCATTTATTATTTTAATATTGCCCCCATTCTGGCAAAACATTTCCATGTGGTGATGTACGATCTGAAAAGTCACGGTATGAGTGAACGCTTTTTGGATGGATACGACCTTGATAACATGTCATCCGATCTGATGGGTTTAATAGATCACCTTCAACTGGAAAAAGTACATCTTGTAGGCTATAGCTTCGGCGGTCTTATTGCTTTGAAAACAGCATTAACATATCCTGAACGCATTAATCAACTGGTGGTGATGGAAGCTCCGGATCCGCAGGACGAAAGAGCCCGTAACATCATTGATGAATACAGCAAGGAATTCCTTGAACATTATGTAGCCAATTTTACAGATACCACCAAAGTCCAGATGGGCAAAAGACAAATGGAAAAGAATCATCGTATGTATGAGTTTCTGTTTAATCAAACCAGCATCAAAGCAGATATGATTAAGGAAAAACATTTCCTTGGGGAAGCGGATTTCAATCAACTGAAAGCTTCCACTTTATTGCTTTACGGTGCTGATTCCAACTGCAGACCTACAGGAGAATGGCTGCAGTCTCAAATCGGTTCATCCGAACTTGAATTGATTTCCGGCGATCACAATATTCCCATCCAGGAACCTCAGCTCATCGCAGAGACGATCGCTCAGTTTTTATCTAATATCTTAACGAAGAACCATGGCTAA
- a CDS encoding condensation domain-containing protein, with product MNQPIKRRLLFGERMLLGDGTEPFNAVIPFRLRGTFTLKDIQHALARIQKKHPWLRALIAHDDKNIPWFDVPENPISIPVRIIARKGEDQWQEESRREWNTLFDPKKLPLIRFVWIKGEDVSDMLFAFHHCLCDGGSAMAFLYEFLKVLDNPTADIGIENPILGIEDVVPADILNSRKQKLKAKFIGKLAATAIKYIPVGKKSVERHSDYLLHWKIDENISQQLISYCKSNGVTVNTFLSAALLQAFKKVKGNGAFNKVSCPVDIRRFATQIKADHIFAFGLMIVVSANEKLSFLENVRSMQASVERKTSKLNPYITMMVMESGHDALNNFTKLLKNGKSSNDCMFSNLGRIQIPHKYKEFTVDTIFSPSVIGPLGNTTTLVVSTYRGKMDFSFVGSEGYLPYTDAMAIRDEIMKIIKLQLEYITVS from the coding sequence ATGAACCAACCTATAAAAAGAAGATTGTTATTTGGTGAACGAATGCTGCTGGGAGACGGCACAGAACCGTTCAATGCAGTGATCCCTTTCAGGCTCAGAGGTACCTTTACATTGAAGGATATCCAGCACGCTCTGGCTCGTATCCAAAAAAAACACCCGTGGTTAAGAGCGCTTATTGCGCATGATGATAAAAATATCCCATGGTTTGATGTTCCTGAAAACCCGATCTCCATCCCGGTAAGAATTATTGCCAGGAAAGGAGAAGACCAGTGGCAGGAAGAATCCAGAAGGGAGTGGAATACCTTATTCGATCCTAAAAAATTACCTCTTATCCGGTTTGTCTGGATCAAGGGGGAAGACGTTTCTGACATGCTTTTTGCGTTCCACCATTGTTTATGCGATGGTGGTTCTGCAATGGCTTTTCTCTATGAATTTTTAAAGGTGCTGGATAATCCGACAGCAGATATCGGAATAGAAAACCCTATTCTGGGTATTGAGGATGTAGTTCCGGCAGATATTTTAAACAGCCGTAAGCAGAAACTTAAAGCAAAATTCATCGGAAAACTGGCCGCTACAGCCATTAAATATATTCCTGTAGGAAAAAAATCTGTTGAGCGCCATAGTGATTATCTGCTTCATTGGAAAATAGATGAAAACATAAGCCAGCAACTGATTTCTTACTGCAAATCCAATGGAGTTACAGTGAATACCTTTTTAAGCGCGGCATTGCTTCAGGCCTTCAAAAAAGTAAAAGGAAACGGAGCTTTCAATAAAGTATCCTGCCCGGTAGACATCAGGCGTTTTGCTACGCAGATCAAGGCAGATCATATTTTTGCCTTTGGGCTGATGATCGTAGTTTCTGCCAATGAAAAGCTGAGCTTCCTGGAAAATGTACGCTCTATGCAGGCCTCAGTAGAACGCAAGACCTCCAAACTGAATCCTTATATTACAATGATGGTAATGGAATCCGGACATGATGCCCTGAATAATTTCACAAAGCTTCTAAAGAACGGAAAATCTTCCAATGACTGTATGTTTTCCAATCTGGGACGCATTCAGATCCCTCATAAATATAAAGAATTTACGGTAGATACTATTTTCAGCCCGTCTGTGATTGGCCCATTGGGCAATACCACAACATTAGTGGTTTCTACCTACCGTGGGAAAATGGATTTCTCCTTTGTGGGAAGTGAAGGTTACTTGCCGTATACCGATGCCATGGCCATCCGTGATGAGATCATGAAGATTATTAAGTTACAACTGGAATATATTACTGTATCATGA
- a CDS encoding glycosyltransferase: protein MAKFAFIVPPLTGHVNPTLSIGATLLERGHEVAWISLDPTLEAKLPEGGKLLLIQYDQTDEEKKESEQYLDIISKKVVYGIDSVKFLYEEVLIPLNRHCYNGIVALLKTYQPDLIIGDHQLFAAPIAAKALGIPCATSVTAPAAIKIMNELPKVHEWEVNQIIDLQKELGFHEERSLATSDLLTLVLTSTYFFGDMEDLPSQYKFTGPVLTERRISCEFDWDRLKNATNKKILVSIGTTFDHDHKKAFFQKVVDAFKEEDLTVVVVSDPQLFEQWPDNFMVYQQVPQLDLLPHLDGVVCHGGHNTVSETLSNGIPLVVIPIAYDQSHVAGRVVRTEAGERLNFNRFKANHLREAVQQILTNPGYREAAQKVGQSFMEAGGASTAANLLEEAITKASKPEKPSKFLFVVPPFFGHVSPTLSVGASLIARGHEVKWFGITPLDSKHIPEGGSYFYPEEDLIPYQDEIARILKRQDDGPACSGPEVMKLALEETYVPFAKMMMPGLTRLTESWMPDVIVNDCITFGGALFAHKHNIPCVTTTPVPPDVMGDTEKSAPKIWEWQQNLIKDLQKEVGIHEEGIYIHSHKLNMVFTSQAFAGFDTVPPHMKFVGPVKGRPNDAPFDWDKLNASTTPKIFVSLGTLLVDIRKAFFEKIIAAFKDQPVTIVAATPPEIFEEWPENFIVNSFVPQSAVMQRMDMVICHGGFNTVNDTFRNGLPMLITPIAYDHFHIAKLIEQAGCGISIRYKRLRVDALRETVFELLENPKYRAAAKEVQNTFHLAGGNDKAVELLENFVKEHSTLASV, encoded by the coding sequence ATGGCTAAATTTGCATTTATAGTTCCCCCCTTGACAGGACATGTGAATCCTACCCTAAGCATCGGTGCTACGCTGTTGGAAAGAGGGCATGAAGTAGCATGGATCAGCCTTGACCCTACTTTAGAGGCTAAACTTCCGGAGGGCGGAAAATTATTACTGATCCAGTACGATCAGACCGACGAAGAAAAAAAAGAAAGCGAACAATATCTCGATATTATTTCCAAAAAAGTAGTCTACGGAATCGACAGCGTGAAGTTCCTTTACGAAGAAGTTCTTATTCCACTAAACAGACATTGCTATAATGGAATTGTGGCTTTATTAAAGACATATCAACCTGATTTGATCATTGGTGATCACCAGTTATTTGCGGCTCCGATAGCTGCCAAAGCATTAGGAATTCCTTGTGCAACTTCCGTTACCGCTCCGGCTGCCATTAAAATCATGAATGAGCTGCCTAAAGTTCACGAATGGGAAGTGAATCAGATCATCGATTTACAGAAAGAGCTAGGCTTCCATGAAGAGCGTTCACTGGCGACTTCAGATTTGTTGACGCTTGTTTTAACTTCAACCTATTTCTTTGGTGACATGGAAGATCTTCCTTCTCAGTACAAATTCACAGGTCCGGTTCTTACTGAAAGACGTATCTCATGTGAATTCGATTGGGACAGATTGAAAAATGCCACCAATAAAAAGATTTTAGTAAGTATCGGAACCACTTTCGATCACGATCATAAAAAAGCATTCTTCCAAAAAGTAGTAGATGCTTTTAAAGAGGAAGATTTAACCGTTGTAGTGGTATCAGATCCGCAGCTTTTTGAGCAGTGGCCGGATAATTTTATGGTCTATCAGCAGGTTCCTCAACTGGATCTTTTACCTCATCTTGATGGTGTGGTTTGCCATGGCGGTCACAATACCGTTTCTGAAACCTTATCCAACGGAATTCCTTTGGTAGTGATTCCTATTGCATATGACCAGTCGCACGTTGCAGGACGTGTAGTGCGTACAGAAGCAGGCGAAAGGCTTAATTTCAACAGATTTAAAGCCAATCACCTGAGAGAGGCAGTACAGCAAATTTTAACTAACCCGGGCTACCGTGAGGCGGCTCAAAAAGTAGGACAATCTTTTATGGAAGCAGGAGGAGCATCTACAGCAGCTAATTTATTGGAAGAAGCCATTACAAAGGCTTCAAAACCGGAAAAACCGTCTAAATTTTTATTCGTTGTTCCGCCATTTTTTGGACATGTGAGTCCTACGCTAAGTGTAGGAGCAAGTCTTATTGCCCGTGGCCATGAAGTAAAATGGTTCGGTATTACGCCTTTAGACAGCAAACATATTCCGGAAGGTGGTTCTTATTTCTATCCGGAAGAAGACCTTATTCCTTATCAGGACGAAATCGCCCGCATTTTAAAAAGACAGGATGACGGCCCGGCTTGTTCAGGACCTGAAGTGATGAAACTGGCATTGGAAGAAACATATGTTCCTTTCGCCAAAATGATGATGCCGGGATTAACAAGGTTAACAGAAAGCTGGATGCCTGATGTGATTGTGAACGACTGTATCACTTTTGGTGGGGCACTTTTCGCTCATAAACATAATATTCCTTGTGTAACCACAACACCCGTTCCACCGGATGTGATGGGAGATACTGAAAAAAGTGCTCCTAAAATCTGGGAATGGCAGCAAAACCTGATCAAAGACCTGCAAAAAGAAGTAGGAATTCATGAGGAGGGAATTTACATCCATTCGCATAAACTGAATATGGTCTTTACTTCACAGGCTTTTGCAGGTTTTGATACCGTACCGCCTCATATGAAATTTGTAGGCCCGGTAAAAGGCCGTCCCAACGATGCTCCTTTTGACTGGGATAAACTGAATGCTTCTACCACTCCAAAGATCTTCGTATCCCTGGGAACTTTATTGGTAGACATCAGAAAAGCCTTCTTTGAAAAGATTATTGCTGCATTCAAAGACCAGCCGGTTACCATTGTTGCCGCTACTCCACCGGAAATTTTCGAAGAATGGCCGGAGAACTTTATTGTGAACAGCTTCGTGCCCCAATCTGCGGTGATGCAGAGAATGGATATGGTAATTTGCCACGGTGGTTTCAATACGGTGAATGATACTTTCCGTAACGGATTACCGATGTTGATCACGCCTATTGCTTACGATCATTTCCATATTGCGAAATTAATTGAACAGGCAGGCTGCGGAATCAGTATCCGGTACAAAAGATTACGCGTAGATGCCCTCCGGGAAACTGTTTTTGAATTACTGGAAAATCCTAAATACAGGGCGGCTGCGAAGGAAGTTCAAAATACTTTCCATCTTGCCGGAGGTAATGATAAAGCAGTAGAACTGTTAGAAAACTTTGTAAAAGAACATTCCACATTAGCCTCCGTATAG
- a CDS encoding condensation domain-containing protein — MIKRKLMMVERIMYVDPETPVNCVFAAQIKGELQEQNFRIALGKIQQKHPMLRMVIDTRSEKYPFFKEEKDIAPIPFRIVERKTDEDWLTESQKEWKVLFEEEKLPLARVVWVRGKDISEIFWVMPHCISDGTTGVTLMRELLQLLDDPSLELEPYEPFSSVDEFLPSHFNVKTKKFKARLYLAFARFFFMLQQKSQKRNLGKDYVLHQKLDKATTSQITERCKANGISVHALLCSAFMQAFREVKGKEAKGKVISPVDVRHFIPEIKDDHLFAFAPTVDLAIKKGNSDLLTNARHIKEDLTQKIGKMEARELLWMGEQMHPVVDRMISMLKTSNGGHDVTLSNMGRLNIPNTYKNFSIETIFSPTVAFPWLNSNTLTTSTYNHQMDFIFLSNEDFLPKAEAAKIKEKAIALMTTSV; from the coding sequence ATGATCAAAAGAAAACTAATGATGGTGGAAAGGATCATGTATGTAGATCCGGAAACCCCTGTAAACTGTGTATTTGCAGCCCAGATAAAAGGAGAACTTCAGGAGCAGAACTTCAGAATTGCTCTGGGAAAGATCCAGCAGAAACACCCTATGCTTAGGATGGTAATAGATACCAGAAGTGAAAAATATCCTTTTTTTAAAGAAGAAAAGGATATTGCTCCTATCCCATTCCGTATTGTAGAAAGAAAAACGGATGAAGACTGGCTTACAGAATCTCAAAAAGAATGGAAGGTACTGTTTGAGGAAGAGAAACTGCCCCTAGCCCGTGTAGTCTGGGTAAGAGGAAAAGATATTTCGGAAATCTTCTGGGTAATGCCTCACTGCATTTCAGACGGAACCACCGGAGTGACCTTAATGCGGGAACTTCTCCAGCTTTTAGATGATCCTTCTTTGGAATTAGAACCTTATGAGCCTTTCTCTTCAGTAGATGAATTTCTCCCTTCCCATTTTAATGTAAAAACTAAGAAATTCAAAGCCAGACTTTATCTGGCCTTTGCCAGGTTCTTCTTTATGCTGCAACAGAAAAGCCAAAAGAGAAACCTTGGAAAAGACTATGTTCTTCACCAAAAGCTGGATAAGGCCACAACTTCCCAAATCACTGAAAGATGTAAAGCCAATGGCATTTCCGTACATGCTTTATTGTGTTCTGCCTTCATGCAGGCATTCCGGGAAGTGAAAGGAAAAGAAGCCAAAGGGAAAGTGATCAGTCCGGTAGATGTGCGTCATTTTATTCCGGAGATCAAAGACGATCATTTATTTGCCTTTGCTCCAACGGTTGACCTTGCTATTAAAAAAGGAAACTCCGACCTGTTGACCAATGCCAGACACATCAAGGAAGACCTTACTCAGAAAATTGGTAAAATGGAAGCCCGCGAACTCCTGTGGATGGGTGAACAGATGCACCCGGTTGTTGACCGCATGATCTCCATGCTTAAAACCAGCAATGGCGGTCATGATGTAACTTTATCCAATATGGGAAGGCTCAATATCCCGAATACGTACAAAAACTTCAGCATTGAAACCATTTTCAGTCCTACAGTTGCTTTCCCGTGGCTGAACTCAAATACGCTGACAACAAGTACCTACAACCATCAGATGGATTTTATATTTTTGTCCAACGAAGACTTCCTGCCCAAAGCGGAAGCAGCCAAAATAAAAGAGAAAGCCATAGCGCTCATGACCACCTCCGTATGA
- a CDS encoding acyl carrier protein yields the protein MDTVNATLKMNHEELFTLLKGFITEVIGAEFVEEMDITPESSFTKDLEMDSIEIVSFSEKIKAHFGDQIDFTGWLSSMDLDQLINLDLSMIINYIYECQ from the coding sequence ATGGACACTGTAAACGCAACATTAAAAATGAACCACGAAGAACTTTTTACTTTATTAAAAGGTTTTATTACTGAAGTGATAGGGGCTGAATTTGTAGAGGAGATGGACATTACTCCGGAAAGTTCATTCACCAAAGATCTTGAAATGGACAGCATTGAGATTGTTTCTTTCTCTGAAAAGATCAAAGCGCATTTTGGCGATCAGATCGACTTTACAGGTTGGTTATCTTCTATGGATCTTGACCAGCTTATTAATCTTGACCTTAGTATGATCATCAATTATATCTACGAATGCCAATAA
- a CDS encoding type I polyketide synthase codes for MKKTDVAVVGLSCVFPGAQDAHTFWQNIVNKVDSTQSAPADRIDPVHFSDATNPVDRFYCKRGGFIPDYEFNPTTFGILPLAVEGTEPDHLLTLDLVQKALEDAGVFQKNISLEKAGIIIGKGNYTGPGATRAIEIVRTGEQISSLLQELLPQVSSADIEKVKHAFQERKGRFAADTAMGLIPNLVASLVANRFDLGGVAFTVDAACASALIAVDHAVQELQRGRSDMMIAGGVHTGQNAAFWSIFAQLGAMSRQEQIKPFSKDADGLLIGEGCGFVVLKRLEDAVRDQDKIYAVIKGVGVSSDGNGTSVMSPSVKGQLKALEQAWINADLDKNKVGYLEAHGTGTPLGDKTELQTLAQFFGKEEAAPVAGIGSVKSNIGHAMPAAGIAGLIKTCLALHHDTLPPTLYCENPTAEMLNTRFEPVQEAKNWSKTGLPKVAAVNAFGFGGINAHVVLEGYDMPKKDKVLLLARPTHAELLSALENNDTTLGEGDFRVAIFDPTPARIEKAIKIVSKNLIWKNKQDIWYTSTPLLKDGGKVAFVFPGLDGLAKGEVDSVSRYFGLTAPIETEGEGLLTDALNIFNNCSILDNSLKKLGIIPDMNAGHSLGEWLAGYSSELAEANSVKALIDVLNPETFELKDSKFIAIGAGIDVVQPFIAEISDLYISNDNCPNQVILCGSNAALDELVPQLKSKQIFHQVLPFQSGFHSPFIADKLDVILAGMEKAQFQKTKIPLWSATTLEPYPADQAAIRKLSAEHLVEPVRFRELTDKLYEEGARVFIQVGTGGLIGFIDDTLKGKAFSTIPSSVPTRSALAQLQRVVASLFVEGKTIALDFLEVQQPSKKTSGKGIKLELGSPIIRNFKEVKALAQAFETPKQYTASASAMTAKSGHPLVQAFQDNVADMIRMQEEVLTLFQNRPEITIPRPAPVVQQAAPKAPRSTTFSKDLYVTLESHPYLIDHSLLRQPKGWAHVADMEPVIPMTMIFEQLAEIAEAEIPGTQVHKIMNVSVFQWMNVAQPFEKTVKGQWRGENHAYLDIENFANAEVTLKSGPVPTPTFNLSIGDLLPIERTPEEIYDMHMFHGEKYQGITEVSAVGTKGIIGKIKGNGGKGSLLDNAGQLFGLWLQLTLVKDRIAFPVKIRDIEFFGDMHDQEGIFECTCMLTELNDEFAIADIILKRDGKVWCAITGWQNRRLEIDAALWNVSMSPLHNRLSEEIAPEVFFFHQAYTRVASWDFILKRYFNQTEKQHHQQLLPNKKKNWMVSRVAVKDAVRNLLRKEKNHACFPITFEIRSDEVGKPYLISDFTENIHISLAHKGKEAVGIARYGKSVGIDMELMEERSEGFYDLVFTDHELALLKGRDQAEWTTRFWVAKEAYGKFLGTGLKGNPKAFEVEQIKDDHLWINNTEIKTVKHKNYIIGWTL; via the coding sequence ATGAAAAAAACAGATGTTGCTGTAGTTGGTCTATCCTGCGTCTTTCCCGGGGCGCAGGATGCCCATACTTTTTGGCAGAATATTGTCAACAAAGTAGACTCTACCCAATCCGCTCCGGCAGATAGGATAGATCCGGTGCATTTTAGCGATGCCACCAACCCTGTCGACCGTTTCTATTGTAAACGGGGCGGGTTTATTCCTGATTATGAGTTTAACCCTACCACTTTTGGGATTTTACCCCTTGCCGTGGAAGGAACAGAACCTGATCATTTACTGACCCTTGATTTAGTTCAGAAAGCTTTAGAGGATGCCGGAGTATTTCAAAAGAATATTTCCCTTGAAAAAGCAGGAATCATCATCGGGAAAGGAAACTATACCGGGCCGGGAGCTACCCGTGCCATTGAAATTGTAAGAACCGGAGAACAGATTTCCTCATTATTGCAGGAACTTCTCCCTCAGGTATCTTCTGCTGATATTGAAAAAGTAAAACATGCTTTCCAGGAACGCAAAGGACGTTTTGCTGCCGATACTGCCATGGGATTAATTCCTAACCTGGTAGCTTCACTGGTAGCCAACCGTTTTGATCTTGGAGGCGTTGCTTTTACCGTTGATGCCGCTTGTGCCAGTGCTTTAATAGCTGTAGATCATGCTGTACAGGAACTTCAGAGAGGACGTTCCGATATGATGATCGCCGGAGGTGTTCACACAGGGCAAAACGCTGCTTTCTGGAGTATTTTTGCCCAGTTAGGCGCCATGTCACGCCAGGAACAGATCAAGCCGTTCAGTAAGGATGCTGACGGATTGCTGATTGGGGAAGGCTGTGGCTTCGTTGTGTTAAAACGACTGGAAGATGCTGTTCGTGATCAGGATAAAATCTATGCTGTGATTAAAGGGGTAGGTGTAAGCAGTGACGGTAACGGAACCAGCGTGATGAGCCCATCCGTAAAAGGCCAGCTGAAGGCTTTAGAACAAGCCTGGATCAATGCTGACCTAGATAAAAATAAAGTGGGGTATCTTGAAGCCCACGGCACCGGAACTCCGCTTGGAGATAAAACAGAACTTCAGACCTTAGCTCAGTTCTTTGGGAAAGAAGAAGCTGCTCCAGTTGCTGGAATCGGTTCTGTGAAATCCAATATCGGACATGCCATGCCGGCTGCCGGAATCGCAGGATTGATTAAAACCTGTCTTGCTTTGCACCACGACACTTTACCACCAACATTGTATTGTGAAAATCCAACAGCAGAAATGCTTAACACAAGATTTGAGCCTGTACAGGAAGCCAAAAACTGGTCAAAAACAGGACTGCCAAAAGTAGCAGCCGTTAATGCTTTCGGGTTTGGAGGTATCAATGCACACGTTGTTCTTGAAGGCTATGATATGCCGAAAAAAGACAAGGTTTTACTGCTGGCAAGGCCAACACATGCAGAATTATTGTCTGCATTAGAAAATAATGATACTACTTTAGGAGAAGGAGACTTCAGAGTAGCCATATTTGATCCTACGCCTGCAAGAATAGAAAAAGCGATTAAAATTGTTTCTAAAAACCTGATCTGGAAAAACAAACAGGATATCTGGTATACGTCTACCCCATTATTAAAAGATGGTGGTAAAGTAGCCTTCGTATTCCCAGGATTGGATGGCCTGGCAAAAGGTGAAGTAGACAGCGTCAGCCGTTATTTCGGATTAACAGCGCCTATAGAAACTGAAGGCGAAGGACTTTTAACCGATGCTTTAAATATCTTCAATAACTGCAGCATCCTTGACAATTCATTGAAAAAACTGGGCATCATCCCGGACATGAATGCAGGACACAGTTTAGGAGAATGGCTGGCAGGATATTCCTCTGAACTGGCAGAAGCCAATTCTGTAAAAGCCTTAATTGATGTATTGAATCCTGAAACTTTTGAATTAAAAGATTCTAAATTCATTGCCATCGGAGCCGGAATTGATGTCGTACAGCCTTTTATTGCTGAAATTTCAGACCTGTATATTTCCAATGACAATTGCCCTAACCAGGTCATTCTTTGCGGGAGCAACGCTGCATTGGATGAATTGGTTCCGCAATTAAAATCAAAACAGATCTTCCATCAGGTACTGCCGTTCCAGTCCGGATTCCATTCTCCATTTATCGCTGATAAACTGGATGTGATCCTTGCCGGAATGGAAAAAGCACAGTTCCAGAAAACGAAGATCCCGTTATGGTCTGCTACGACTTTAGAACCATATCCCGCAGATCAGGCAGCGATCAGAAAACTGAGTGCTGAGCATTTGGTTGAACCTGTCCGTTTCCGTGAATTGACAGATAAATTATATGAAGAAGGTGCCAGAGTGTTCATTCAGGTGGGTACCGGCGGCCTGATCGGATTTATTGATGATACGTTGAAAGGAAAAGCATTCAGCACCATTCCTTCCAGTGTTCCTACCCGTTCTGCATTGGCACAGCTGCAGCGTGTTGTCGCTTCATTATTTGTAGAAGGGAAAACCATTGCTCTTGATTTCTTAGAAGTTCAGCAGCCCTCAAAAAAAACATCAGGAAAAGGCATTAAACTGGAATTAGGCTCACCTATTATCAGAAATTTTAAAGAAGTAAAAGCCTTAGCTCAAGCCTTTGAAACACCAAAACAATATACTGCTTCAGCTTCAGCCATGACTGCCAAAAGTGGTCATCCGTTGGTACAAGCATTCCAGGACAACGTGGCTGATATGATCCGTATGCAGGAAGAAGTTCTTACTTTATTCCAGAACCGTCCGGAAATCACGATTCCACGTCCGGCTCCTGTAGTACAACAGGCAGCTCCAAAAGCACCAAGAAGCACAACCTTCTCAAAAGACCTGTATGTAACACTTGAAAGTCATCCTTACCTGATCGACCACAGCCTGTTGAGACAGCCTAAAGGATGGGCTCATGTAGCAGATATGGAACCGGTAATCCCGATGACCATGATCTTTGAGCAGCTGGCAGAAATTGCAGAAGCGGAGATCCCGGGAACACAGGTTCATAAAATCATGAATGTAAGTGTATTCCAATGGATGAACGTAGCGCAGCCTTTTGAGAAAACTGTGAAAGGACAATGGCGTGGTGAAAACCATGCGTATCTGGATATTGAGAACTTTGCTAATGCAGAAGTCACTTTAAAATCAGGTCCTGTTCCTACTCCAACCTTCAATCTTTCCATTGGTGATCTTTTACCGATTGAAAGAACTCCTGAGGAAATCTACGACATGCATATGTTCCATGGAGAAAAATACCAGGGAATTACTGAAGTTTCAGCGGTTGGAACCAAAGGAATCATAGGAAAGATCAAAGGAAATGGAGGAAAAGGATCTCTACTAGATAATGCCGGACAGTTATTCGGGCTTTGGTTACAGCTTACGTTGGTGAAAGACCGTATCGCCTTCCCGGTGAAGATCAGAGACATTGAATTCTTTGGTGATATGCACGATCAGGAAGGCATTTTTGAATGCACCTGTATGCTTACTGAATTGAATGATGAATTTGCCATCGCAGACATCATCCTGAAAAGAGACGGAAAAGTATGGTGCGCCATCACCGGCTGGCAGAACAGAAGACTGGAAATTGACGCCGCATTGTGGAATGTCTCCATGTCGCCACTGCATAACCGCCTTTCTGAAGAGATTGCTCCGGAAGTATTCTTCTTCCACCAGGCGTATACCAGAGTAGCTTCATGGGATTTTATCCTGAAAAGATATTTCAACCAGACGGAAAAACAGCATCACCAGCAATTATTACCAAACAAGAAGAAAAACTGGATGGTAAGCCGTGTGGCAGTGAAGGATGCCGTTAGAAATCTTCTCCGCAAGGAAAAAAATCACGCCTGCTTCCCGATCACCTTTGAGATCCGTTCCGATGAAGTGGGGAAACCTTACCTCATCAGTGATTTTACAGAAAACATTCATATTTCACTCGCTCACAAAGGCAAAGAAGCAGTGGGTATTGCGAGATACGGAAAATCTGTAGGAATCGATATGGAACTCATGGAAGAACGCAGCGAAGGATTCTATGACCTGGTATTTACAGACCATGAATTAGCCTTATTAAAAGGCAGAGATCAGGCAGAATGGACCACCCGTTTCTGGGTAGCGAAGGAAGCTTACGGAAAGTTCTTAGGAACCGGACTGAAAGGGAATCCAAAAGCCTTCGAAGTAGAACAAATAAAAGACGATCACCTGTGGATCAACAATACTGAAATCAAAACTGTTAAACATAAAAATTATATTATCGGATGGACACTGTAA